The Bacillaceae bacterium IKA-2 DNA window ATTTTCAGTATTGACAATTATTTATATGTACGGTATTCTGTATACAGGATACAGAATACCTATTTCGATTAAAAAAATATATTAGAAAGGTGAAAATTATGAGGAAAATTGAGGCTCCGGAAACACTTGCTGAACAAGCTTATAGAGCAATTAAAAAAGCGATTATTAATAATGACATTCATCCACTAGAAATTTTAGCTGAAGAACATCTTGCTAGTAAGTTGGGGATTAGCAGAACACCGATTAAAGCTGCATTAAGTCAACTGGAATTTGATGGTTTAGTAGAGATGAAACCTGGCCGTAAAGCTAGAGTAAGTATGATTTCAATGCAAAATGTAGTTGATTTTCAAGTTTTACGTGAATCGCTAGAAACTTTAGCAGCTCGCTTAGCTACAGAGTATATTGATGACAAGCAGATTGAATTTTTAAAAGATATTTGTTATCAACAAAAAGAAGCAATAGCAGAGACTGATTATAGTAAATTCCTTGAATTAGATAATGAATTCCACTTTTCAATAGCTGAGTTTTCTAAGAATGAACAATTGAATAAATATATAGTGAATCTTGGATATCAAGTACAAAGATTTTTAATTTTATCAAATACTTTGCAAGAAAGTGCTATTGGTGCAGTGGCAGAACATTTGCAAATTGTAGAAGCTTTAAAAACAAAAATACCTTTAGAAGCAGAAAAACAGATGAAGCTGCATATTCAAAATGTAACTAAACGTATTTTGAATTAGCAATATAAATTAAACAATTAGAAAAATAGATTGAAGAGATTACGTTCAGTCTGTCCTTTGTAAGCGGTTACTTTAATTTCGCTGCATGATGACGAATGGCTAATTTTAAATGCTTGTAAAATTAAGAGGAGGGTTAAAACTATGAAAAGAATTACATTTATTTTATTAAGTACTATATTGGTTATAGCTATTCTCATAGGGTGTAATAGTGAAACTACAAAGGGTTCAGAAAGTGAAGGAAGTAATGAGGTAGAAACTATTGATTTACAATTAGGTCATGCGTTGTCAGAAGGGACTCCGGCATCAGATTTAATAGTTAATTTGGTTGATACAGTATATGAAAAAACTGACGGACGTATTAATATAGACGTTTTTCCAAATAGTCAGTTAGGCTCTGAAACAGAAATGTTAGAACAAGTACAATTAGGCACTATGGAATCAGCAGCGATTATGGTTGGATCTATGCAATCCCTAGACATGCGTATGGCAATTGAAGATTTACCATATATGTGGAAAGATGCTGAACATGCACGTGCAGCATATGAGGGAGAATTTGGAGATTACTTAGCGAATGTGATGGATGAACAAGGGATGAAAAAAATTGCATATTTGGAGTGGGGATTTAGACATATAACAAATAATGTAAAGCCTATTGTTAATCCAGATGATATGGAAGGTATGAGTATTCGTGTTGCCCAAACAAGGCTGCGAGTTGATGCTTTTGAGCAACTAGGAGCTTTACCAACTGTAATGGCGTTTAGTGAAGTTTATGGAGCTTTGCAACAGGGTACTCTAGATGCACAAGAAAACCCTCTTGCTAATATTGTTGCACCTAAATTTGACGAAGTTCAAGATTATTTATCACTAACAGGGCATTTTTATAATACCATTATGATGGTAATAGATAACGATACTTGGGATGAAATTTCACCTGAAGATCAGAAAGTTATATTAGAAGAAGGTAAAAGAATTTCTAAAGAAGTTCAGGACATTAATAACAACACTGAAGAAGGTTATCTTGAAGAATTAACTAATAGAGGTATGACTATTAATGATGATGTAGATACAGCCGCTTTTCGTGAAAAGATGCTACCTGTGTATGATAAATGGGGAAATGATACTTTTGGGGAAGAGCTAATGAACATTTATAGTGCTGCCTCTGGCTGGTAAAATTTATGCTCTCTGTTTAGGAAAGGTTTTCTAAACAGAGAGCAAACCAAACAGTCTTATCCATAAATAGTTAAATCACCTTCAATTTCATTAGTTTTGATTGATATTTAAGCATTTCGAAACTTTTTGGGGGTACTCCTTTTCTATGCTTTGGAAACTCTTGAATTCGCAGGGGTCAGATAGAAGAAATTGATTCAGATTAAAGGAGAAAAATATGTTGACAAAAATTACAGAAAAAATAGTTAAGTTATTATCCATACTTTGTATCATAACGATTACAGGGTTAACTATCATTGTTTTTGTACAAGTATTTTCAAGGTTTATAAGGGTTTCTATACCTGGAACTGAGGAATTAGCACGACTCCTAGTTATTTGGCTAACCTTTTTAGGATCTAGTTTAGCACTACATGAAAAGATGCATTTATCGGTTAGTTATTTTGTGAATTTAGTCAATGAAAATATACGTATTAAAATTGGATTACTCGTTCATGGAATTATGATACTAGTTTTTGGTGTTTTAATAATATATGGATTCAAACTTACGATAATGGCAATGGATACT harbors:
- a CDS encoding GntR family transcriptional regulator, which translates into the protein MRKIEAPETLAEQAYRAIKKAIINNDIHPLEILAEEHLASKLGISRTPIKAALSQLEFDGLVEMKPGRKARVSMISMQNVVDFQVLRESLETLAARLATEYIDDKQIEFLKDICYQQKEAIAETDYSKFLELDNEFHFSIAEFSKNEQLNKYIVNLGYQVQRFLILSNTLQESAIGAVAEHLQIVEALKTKIPLEAEKQMKLHIQNVTKRILN
- a CDS encoding DctP family TRAP transporter solute-binding subunit; the encoded protein is MKRITFILLSTILVIAILIGCNSETTKGSESEGSNEVETIDLQLGHALSEGTPASDLIVNLVDTVYEKTDGRINIDVFPNSQLGSETEMLEQVQLGTMESAAIMVGSMQSLDMRMAIEDLPYMWKDAEHARAAYEGEFGDYLANVMDEQGMKKIAYLEWGFRHITNNVKPIVNPDDMEGMSIRVAQTRLRVDAFEQLGALPTVMAFSEVYGALQQGTLDAQENPLANIVAPKFDEVQDYLSLTGHFYNTIMMVIDNDTWDEISPEDQKVILEEGKRISKEVQDINNNTEEGYLEELTNRGMTINDDVDTAAFREKMLPVYDKWGNDTFGEELMNIYSAASGW
- a CDS encoding TRAP transporter small permease; protein product: MLTKITEKIVKLLSILCIITITGLTIIVFVQVFSRFIRVSIPGTEELARLLVIWLTFLGSSLALHEKMHLSVSYFVNLVNENIRIKIGLLVHGIMILVFGVLIIYGFKLTIMAMDTTSSTLQLPMGLFYSVIPISSIFSIYFIVVNMLDFPKKGETTI